The following coding sequences lie in one Vibrio sp. ED004 genomic window:
- the phnL gene encoding phosphonate C-P lyase system protein PhnL — protein MNTKLTVNNVSKTFVLHNQNGVELPVLTGANFSVDSGECVVLHGHSGSGKSTLLRALYANYLVDSGSINIVHQGSMLDLAKATPREIINVRKHTIGWVSQFLRVIPRISALEVVMQPMLEMGGCAQEAEQRAKLLLTRLNVPEHLWHLAPATFSGGEQQRVNIARGFIVDYPILLLDEPTASLDATNSAVVVSLIEEAKAGGAAIIGIFHDEATRDLVADRLYDVKLQKDILPKQLTTACA, from the coding sequence ATGAATACCAAACTAACCGTAAACAACGTCAGCAAAACCTTTGTGCTGCACAACCAAAATGGCGTTGAATTGCCGGTGTTAACCGGCGCGAACTTCTCGGTAGACAGTGGCGAGTGTGTGGTTCTGCACGGTCACTCTGGCTCAGGTAAATCAACGCTGTTGCGTGCGCTATATGCCAACTACTTAGTGGATTCTGGCTCGATTAATATTGTGCATCAAGGGAGCATGCTCGACCTTGCGAAGGCTACGCCACGAGAAATCATCAACGTGCGTAAACACACCATAGGTTGGGTAAGTCAGTTCTTGCGTGTGATTCCACGTATTAGTGCGCTGGAAGTGGTGATGCAGCCTATGTTGGAAATGGGTGGCTGTGCGCAAGAAGCAGAACAGAGAGCCAAGTTACTGCTGACTCGATTAAACGTACCTGAGCATTTATGGCACTTGGCACCTGCAACCTTTTCTGGTGGTGAACAGCAACGTGTGAACATCGCGCGTGGTTTTATTGTGGATTACCCAATCTTACTGCTTGATGAACCTACCGCTTCGCTCGATGCGACCAACAGTGCTGTGGTCGTAAGTTTGATTGAAGAAGCCAAAGCAGGCGGCGCTGCAATCATCGGTATCTTCCATGACGAAGCAACACGAGATCTGGTCGCTGACCGACTGTATGACGTGAAGTTACAAAAAGACATTTTACCAAAACAACTCACCACAGCGTGTGCGTAA
- the phnK gene encoding phosphonate C-P lyase system protein PhnK — translation MNAVTNMKHEWNQSEQPLLSVSNLTKLYAPGKGFQNVSFDLYPGEVLGIVGESGSGKSTLLKSLSGRQTPDSGEVIYLRGDADKQISQLEDLYQMAESQRRHLLRTEWGVVHQHPMDGLRGRVSAGGNIGERLMAVGERNYGEIREKSAKWLGDVEIPTDRMDDMPTTFSGGMQQRLQIARNLVTHPKLIFMDEPTGGLDVSVQAKLLDLLRRLVTELELAVVIVTHDLAVARLLAHRLMVMRRSEVVESGLTDQVLDDPQHPYTQLLVSSVLQN, via the coding sequence ATGAACGCGGTGACAAATATGAAACACGAATGGAATCAGTCAGAGCAACCTCTGCTGTCTGTCTCTAATCTCACTAAGTTGTATGCGCCAGGTAAAGGCTTCCAGAATGTATCTTTCGATCTCTATCCTGGTGAGGTGTTGGGTATTGTCGGGGAGTCTGGCTCAGGCAAAAGTACCTTATTGAAGTCACTTTCTGGCCGTCAAACACCAGACAGCGGTGAAGTGATTTACTTGCGTGGTGATGCGGATAAGCAAATCTCACAACTGGAAGACTTATACCAAATGGCAGAAAGCCAACGTCGCCATTTGCTGCGCACAGAGTGGGGTGTGGTGCATCAACATCCAATGGATGGCTTGCGTGGCCGAGTATCAGCGGGCGGCAATATTGGTGAGCGCCTGATGGCAGTGGGTGAACGTAACTATGGAGAAATTCGCGAGAAATCAGCGAAATGGTTGGGTGATGTCGAGATCCCAACAGATCGAATGGATGACATGCCGACGACTTTCTCTGGTGGCATGCAGCAGAGATTACAGATAGCTCGCAACCTTGTGACTCATCCGAAATTGATCTTCATGGATGAACCAACTGGCGGCTTGGATGTGTCGGTACAGGCTAAGTTGCTCGATCTTCTTCGCCGCTTAGTCACAGAGCTTGAATTGGCCGTGGTGATCGTAACTCACGACCTTGCTGTGGCTCGTTTACTTGCCCATCGACTCATGGTGATGCGCCGCAGTGAAGTAGTAGAAAGCGGCCTTACTGATCAAGTGCTTGATGATCCTCAACACCCATACACACAACTGCTGGTTTCTTCTGTATTGCAGAATTAA
- a CDS encoding alpha-D-ribose 1-methylphosphonate 5-phosphate C-P-lyase PhnJ, with protein sequence MNTATLNAPIGNDSAPFNTEETASQSPVGATGYNYGYLDEQTKRMIRRALLKAVSIPGYQVPFGGREMPMPYGWGTGGVQITAAIIGQPDTLKVIDQGADDTTNAVSIREFFKSIASANTTEKTTEASIIQTRHRIPEVDLQEDQILVYQVPIPEPLRFIEPRETETRKMHALQEYGIMHVKLYEDIARFGHISTAYAYPVRVNDRYIMDPSPIPKFDNPKMDNMAALQLFGAGREKRIYAVPPYTKVQSLDFEDHPFEVQKWDEPCAICGSTDTFLDEVVMDDQGSHMFVCSDTDYCREQQESSQQLDGSHREENNV encoded by the coding sequence ATGAACACAGCAACGCTTAATGCACCGATAGGTAACGATTCAGCGCCATTCAATACTGAAGAAACAGCATCTCAAAGCCCAGTAGGTGCGACGGGTTACAACTACGGTTACCTTGATGAGCAAACCAAGCGCATGATTCGCCGTGCTTTGCTTAAAGCGGTTTCTATTCCGGGTTATCAAGTGCCATTTGGTGGGCGCGAAATGCCAATGCCTTATGGTTGGGGAACGGGTGGTGTTCAGATCACCGCTGCAATAATTGGCCAGCCAGACACGCTAAAAGTGATTGACCAAGGGGCAGATGACACAACAAACGCCGTGTCGATTCGTGAGTTCTTCAAGTCCATCGCCAGTGCAAACACGACTGAAAAAACGACGGAAGCGAGCATTATTCAGACTCGTCACCGTATTCCTGAAGTTGATCTTCAAGAAGATCAGATCTTGGTGTATCAGGTGCCGATCCCAGAGCCGCTGCGCTTTATTGAACCTCGTGAAACTGAGACTCGTAAAATGCATGCGCTGCAAGAGTACGGAATCATGCACGTCAAACTGTATGAAGACATCGCACGTTTTGGCCATATCTCAACGGCTTACGCTTACCCAGTGCGAGTCAATGATCGTTACATCATGGATCCATCGCCAATCCCTAAGTTCGATAACCCGAAAATGGACAACATGGCAGCACTACAACTGTTTGGCGCAGGTCGTGAAAAGCGCATCTACGCTGTTCCTCCTTACACCAAGGTTCAGAGCTTAGATTTCGAAGATCACCCGTTTGAGGTTCAGAAATGGGACGAGCCGTGTGCGATTTGTGGCTCTACGGATACCTTCCTTGATGAGGTGGTTATGGATGACCAAGGCTCACATATGTTTGTTTGCTCAGATACGGATTACTGCCGTGAGCAGCAAGAAAGCAGCCAACAGTTAGATGGCAGTCATAGAGAGGAGAACAACGTATGA
- a CDS encoding carbon-phosphorus lyase complex subunit PhnI, with translation MYVAVKGGEKAISLAHQLQAKKRRGNPELPELTVEQIQDQLSGSVDRVMTEGGIYDKQLAALAIKQAAGDLVEAIFLLRAYRTTLPPLITAQPVDTNTMRIERRISATYKDLPGGQILGPTYDYTHRLLDFSLLAEGETPQLPTHDVTESEPCPQVLGILENLDMMLTEEDDQQAPEDITMNPVNYPCNRSARLQNLVRGDEGFLLALSYSTQRGYGRNHPFAGEIRTGFSTLSIEPEELGFSIDIGEIELTECQMINGFVGNKQQKAKLTRGYGLTFGATEGKAMSMALVDRSLQAAEYDEPVDGPAQDEEFVLSHSDNVEAAGFVSHLKLPHYVDFQAELELLRKMHKEHDELMAQPGNDEQGGQS, from the coding sequence ATGTACGTTGCTGTAAAGGGTGGAGAAAAGGCCATTAGTCTGGCGCACCAACTGCAAGCGAAGAAGCGTCGCGGTAATCCGGAGCTTCCAGAGCTGACCGTAGAGCAGATTCAAGATCAGCTGTCAGGTTCGGTAGACCGAGTAATGACGGAAGGCGGCATTTATGACAAACAACTTGCGGCATTGGCCATCAAACAAGCAGCCGGTGATTTGGTTGAAGCTATCTTCTTGTTGCGTGCTTATCGCACCACGTTACCTCCCCTGATTACTGCTCAACCCGTTGATACCAATACAATGCGAATTGAACGTCGTATTTCGGCAACCTATAAAGACCTACCTGGCGGTCAGATCTTAGGCCCAACCTACGATTACACGCATCGTCTGTTGGATTTCAGTTTGCTTGCTGAAGGTGAAACTCCGCAGCTCCCTACTCATGATGTGACTGAGTCTGAACCTTGCCCGCAGGTGTTGGGCATTCTTGAAAACCTCGACATGATGTTGACGGAAGAAGACGACCAACAGGCTCCCGAAGACATCACCATGAATCCGGTGAACTATCCATGTAACCGCAGCGCACGTCTACAAAACTTGGTGCGCGGCGATGAAGGTTTCTTATTGGCACTGAGCTACTCAACCCAACGTGGCTATGGTCGTAATCACCCTTTCGCGGGCGAGATTCGTACGGGCTTTTCAACGCTATCGATTGAGCCAGAAGAGTTAGGTTTCAGCATCGATATTGGTGAAATTGAACTGACAGAGTGCCAGATGATCAATGGCTTTGTTGGAAATAAACAGCAGAAAGCCAAACTGACTCGTGGCTACGGCTTAACGTTTGGTGCGACCGAGGGTAAAGCAATGTCGATGGCGTTGGTTGACCGTTCTTTGCAAGCCGCAGAATACGATGAGCCTGTCGATGGCCCAGCACAAGATGAAGAGTTTGTCCTTTCTCACTCAGACAACGTAGAAGCCGCAGGCTTTGTCTCTCACCTTAAACTTCCTCACTACGTCGATTTCCAAGCAGAACTGGAACTGCTGAGAAAAATGCACAAAGAGCACGATGAATTGATGGCTCAGCCAGGTAATGACGAACAAGGAGGTCAGTCATGA
- the phnH gene encoding phosphonate C-P lyase system protein PhnH, with protein sequence MSMISPAFQDAVHDSQQCFRLLLKAMSEPGTVVTLNRCEGFGSMMSAAAQTLLSMADNATPIWLSSTLKADHAVTENIKFHVGSPIVEQTQQASFAAISAQDLQDVDWSELTFNLGNEEYPDTSTTVVIEVDSLTSGAELSLSGPGIQSEQAAFFSGLPADFVAYLKERQLLVKFPLGVDFIFVADQQVLCLPRTTKVEATSCTLL encoded by the coding sequence ATGAGTATGATTTCTCCTGCATTTCAAGATGCGGTTCATGACAGTCAGCAGTGCTTTCGATTGCTGCTGAAGGCGATGTCTGAACCCGGTACTGTAGTAACACTAAATCGTTGCGAAGGCTTTGGTTCAATGATGAGTGCAGCCGCTCAAACGCTGCTTTCCATGGCCGACAATGCAACGCCGATCTGGCTATCTTCGACATTAAAAGCTGATCACGCGGTGACTGAAAACATCAAGTTTCACGTTGGCTCACCGATTGTCGAACAGACTCAACAAGCGAGCTTTGCTGCGATTTCAGCACAAGATCTACAGGATGTTGATTGGTCAGAACTGACATTCAATCTCGGTAACGAAGAGTATCCAGATACCTCAACAACAGTTGTGATAGAGGTTGATAGCTTAACGTCTGGAGCTGAGCTATCTCTGAGTGGCCCGGGTATTCAAAGTGAACAAGCTGCGTTTTTTAGCGGATTACCGGCGGACTTTGTCGCTTACCTCAAAGAGCGTCAACTATTGGTGAAGTTTCCATTAGGTGTCGACTTTATCTTTGTAGCGGACCAGCAAGTGTTGTGTCTGCCTCGTACAACTAAAGTGGAGGCGACATCATGTACGTTGCTGTAA
- the phnG gene encoding phosphonate C-P lyase system protein PhnG, with amino-acid sequence MTALKERQKWMSVLAQSQFSELKTRWEALGLDAEYAMVRQPEIGLAQVRARMGSTGRQFNMGDVTITRAVIKLTSGELGYSYLQGRSKPHAELAAAVDALMQNGQQAEVINAQVIEPLAAMKHERDSQRRQEVASSKVDFFTMVRGED; translated from the coding sequence ATGACAGCTTTGAAAGAGCGACAAAAGTGGATGTCAGTACTCGCGCAGAGCCAGTTCTCAGAATTAAAAACGCGCTGGGAAGCATTAGGGCTAGACGCAGAATACGCCATGGTTCGCCAACCAGAGATTGGTTTAGCACAAGTGCGTGCACGTATGGGCTCAACAGGCCGCCAGTTCAACATGGGTGATGTCACGATTACTCGCGCCGTAATCAAGCTAACAAGTGGAGAACTTGGTTACAGCTATCTACAGGGTCGAAGCAAGCCTCATGCAGAGCTAGCCGCTGCTGTTGATGCCTTGATGCAAAACGGACAACAAGCCGAGGTGATCAACGCACAAGTTATTGAGCCTTTGGCTGCGATGAAACATGAACGAGACAGTCAACGTCGCCAAGAAGTGGCATCAAGCAAAGTGGACTTTTTTACCATGGTTCGCGGAGAAGACTAG